The sequence GACTTTTCCACTCTTCCAAAGTATAGTCAGCCTTACCTTTAAAGAAAGGTTCTTTTCCTGAAATATCCCATATTAGATTTAAATCGCTAATAAAACTTTTATCTTTAAACTTCATGCCATAACCTTCCAGGAATACCGGACTATTATTTGTTATTAAAATATTTCTTTCAAAAGTAAAACCGTTATGTTCCTCTGACCGTCCATACGATACAAGTGCTTCCCGTCCAAAGGCAAATATGTTGTTGCGGACTATGTTCTCCCTGCCATAGTGCTGGAAAAATCCCGTACTTGCCATACGATAGCAAATATTATTTTCTATTATTATATGCGAACTGCCTTCATCGGTATAAATTGCCCATCCACCATAGTTACATTTTTCAATGTCATGGATAATATTACCACGTACCACTGTACCGGGCTGTACGCCGAGCAAATATATGCCACCCATATCACTCAAAATACCTGTTCCAATATGATGAATATAATTCTTTTCTATTTTATTGTTACCAAGGTTGTTTTCTCTATATCCCCATACCCAACCGCATGATATACCTGTATAGTGAAGATGATGTATATGGTTATGGGAGATTTCATTATCGGATGAATGCGCACATAGCACACCTACAGCTGAATGAAAAACCCTTCCACAGTAATGAATATGGTTGTCTGTCACCCTGTTATTCCGTGTTCGTTTACTTTTATGGTCAAATATATCACCACCGTTTAACTTGACTCCTCCCGCACCAGCATTATAAATCTCATTACCAACTACGTTTATGTTCTTACAACCGTCTGATATTTCAATACCATAATATCCAATATTTCTAAGTCTGCAATTCTCTATTGAGCAATATCTTGCATATTTTAAGAATATTACACCGGGAACATTTAAAGAAGCCTGAACTTCACCGGCATAAATAATATCTGAAAAAATGTCTTTGTTATCTAACCCCCATTCCTTTCTTCTGGTTTTGTGATGCCAGCCAGTATTGCGTATTTCTATGCCTTTAAATTTAATGTATTCAACAAACTTATCTTCTATGGCAGATCCTTCCAATATTAATGCCTGTTCTGTGACGGGTGCAGAAATTTCCACCTCATCAATATCCTCGCCAGGCATAGGTATGTAGTAGATTTTACCCGTTTTCCTATCAAGATACCATTCACCTGGTCTGCTTAAGGCTTCGAATACATTCTCAATGTAGTATTTGGCATACTCTTTCCCATTATCATCTTTAAGGGCAAAACTACTGTGATATTTGCACTTCACTGTTTTTTGCATCTCATTTACATGTTCTATGGGCATTCTTTCCTCTACCCAATAGTGCAGCACTACAACATCTATATTATTAATATTTTTCCAGTTTTTTATATCATGGTTATTATACTCAAAGGTATCGCTTCCATCGAATAAATCTACAGATAAATCTTTCCCTGGAACACTTTTTATGCGGTAATGTCCCTGCTCAGGCAGTCGGGTTCTGTTCCTGATTTCGCCATTTACAATTAACTGCCGGAAATACCATTTACCCTGAGCCACATCAGGTATAGTGGTTACCCAGGCTTCAAGTTCATTATCCAGCTTTTCCTTAGTCCACCCTGTAATTCTTTTCCCGCCATCCAAAATTGGTGTCTCCCCGGGCCAGGCACAATATGTTACCGGCCAGGAATCTTCGCAATTGAACACTATTGGATGTGATATCGGATAAACTCCTCCTCTTAACCACACTTTAACAGGCCAGGCCAGGTTTCCCGATTTCTTCAACTCTCGTAATGTATCTCTTGCCTTTGCAAGGGTAGCAAAAGGACCGTCAGTTCCCGATTCATTGGGCTCCGCCAGCTTACCTGACCATTTATCGTTTCCCTTAGGCGATATATAGAATACCACCTCATTATTTATTGTATTTTCACTCATTTTAACTCATCCTTTTCATTCAACTTATTACTAAAGCAAAATAAATTAATGCGAAACAGAAAATAATGCTGGACAGAAGTCGGAATACCGGAAAGTTCAGGCCGTGGGAAAAAGTGTACCATAGAGCGAGCATTAACAAATCCCGTATCTGTTTCCAGTATAGCCAAAGATCCTTCTATTTCCTGGCAAAGAGTAATTCTCGGAGAGGGTTCAAAAAGAAGTTGAATATTATTTGAAACGGAACTTTATCGCATACACTTCCCACAGAAAGAAGGTACTATTAAAACTCCGACCATTATCATGCACAATATGAAATTATCAATCTTCAAATGATTTATCCTCCCATCAGTAACCGCCTCCTTCTATTTGTGGGGAAATTATACCACATATCAGGGAGATATGAAAGGGTTTTATGTTTATTAACCTGTAGTATTTTGCCTACAGGTTTAAGTGTATTATAGTGTATTATTATGTAAACAAACAAATACAGCACCCCAAATCATGGAATGCTGTATTCTGGCGGAGAAGCCGGGATTCGAACCCGGGCTAGAGTTGCCCCTACTAACGGTTTAGCAAACCGTCCCCTTCAGCCTACTTGGGTACTTCTCCTTATTTTTTTTATATTTGGCGGAGAGAGTGAGATTCGAACTCACGGTAGGCTTGCACCTACGCCGGTTTTCAAGACCGGTGCCTTAAACCAGCTCGACCATCTCTCCGTACAGTAAATCTCAGGACGACCATTATTCTACAATGAAAATACAATTTTGTCAATACTAAAATATAGTAAAATATAGTAATTTATTACTAAAAATAGTAACTTCCCAACAATTCATTATTTGACCCTTTTACTTTTATATAAATTACCATATTGTTATTTTATTATATTGTTATTTTTTCCACACCGCCCATGTACTTTCTTAATGCTTCAGGTATTATTACAGAGCCATCCTTTTGCTGATAATTCTCCAGTATACAAGCAGTCGTCCTTCCCACTGCGACCCCGGAACCATTCAAAGTATGGACATATTCAGGTTTACTTTTTGGGCTTCTTCTAAACCTTATTCCTGCGCGTCTTGCCTGAAATGCTTCAAAATTGCTGCATGATGATATTTCAACATACCTGTTATAACTTGGCATCCATACTTCTAAGTCATAAGTCATTGCAGACGAAAAACCGAGGTCACCAGTGCAGAGGAGTGATACTCTATAAGGAAGACAAAGTATTTGTAAAACTTCTTCCGCATCATTAACAAGTTTTTCCAATTCATCATAAGATGTTTCAGGTGTTGTAAATTTTACTAATTCAACTTTGTTGAATTGATGTTGTCTTATTAAACCTCTTGTATCTCTTCCAGCCGAACCTGCTTCTGCTCGAAAGCATGCTGAGTATGCTGCATACTTTATTGGTAACGCTTCCACGTTGAGTATTTGTTCCCTCAACATATTTGTAACCGGGACTTCTGCTGTCGGAATCAAAAAATATTCTGTATTAGCTACTTTAAAAGCATCCTCTTCAAATTTAGGAAGCTGGCCGGTACCAATCATGCTATCCCTATGGACCATAAAAGGAGGAAATACTTCAATATATCCATGTTTTTCAATATGCAGGTCCAGCATAAAATTAACCAGTGCTCTTTCCAATCTTGCGCCAAGACCTTTGTAAAAAGTAAATCTTGCTCCCGTGACTTTGGCAGCAGTGCTAAAATCAAGTATATCTAATCTCTCACCA comes from Bacillota bacterium and encodes:
- a CDS encoding right-handed parallel beta-helix repeat-containing protein, translating into MSENTINNEVVFYISPKGNDKWSGKLAEPNESGTDGPFATLAKARDTLRELKKSGNLAWPVKVWLRGGVYPISHPIVFNCEDSWPVTYCAWPGETPILDGGKRITGWTKEKLDNELEAWVTTIPDVAQGKWYFRQLIVNGEIRNRTRLPEQGHYRIKSVPGKDLSVDLFDGSDTFEYNNHDIKNWKNINNIDVVVLHYWVEERMPIEHVNEMQKTVKCKYHSSFALKDDNGKEYAKYYIENVFEALSRPGEWYLDRKTGKIYYIPMPGEDIDEVEISAPVTEQALILEGSAIEDKFVEYIKFKGIEIRNTGWHHKTRRKEWGLDNKDIFSDIIYAGEVQASLNVPGVIFLKYARYCSIENCRLRNIGYYGIEISDGCKNINVVGNEIYNAGAGGVKLNGGDIFDHKSKRTRNNRVTDNHIHYCGRVFHSAVGVLCAHSSDNEISHNHIHHLHYTGISCGWVWGYRENNLGNNKIEKNYIHHIGTGILSDMGGIYLLGVQPGTVVRGNIIHDIEKCNYGGWAIYTDEGSSHIIIENNICYRMASTGFFQHYGRENIVRNNIFAFGREALVSYGRSEEHNGFTFERNILITNNSPVFLEGYGMKFKDKSFISDLNLIWDISGKEPFFKGKADYTLEEWKSLFGQDLHSIVADPLFKDCINGDFTLDDKSPAFKIGFKPIDINGTGPRIIPFISP
- the serS gene encoding serine--tRNA ligase — translated: MLDLKEIRNNPGIFNKIALKVKGQINIDQFLSLDEKRRKLLFNVEQLRSKQNSVSKLVPAYKKEGKDVSQLLEEMKSLSDEIKILDQELKIVDESISNFLLTIPNIPSDKVPIGESDADNIVVRKWGEPKEFDFTPQAHWDIGERLDILDFSTAAKVTGARFTFYKGLGARLERALVNFMLDLHIEKHGYIEVFPPFMVHRDSMIGTGQLPKFEEDAFKVANTEYFLIPTAEVPVTNMLREQILNVEALPIKYAAYSACFRAEAGSAGRDTRGLIRQHQFNKVELVKFTTPETSYDELEKLVNDAEEVLQILCLPYRVSLLCTGDLGFSSAMTYDLEVWMPSYNRYVEISSCSNFEAFQARRAGIRFRRSPKSKPEYVHTLNGSGVAVGRTTACILENYQQKDGSVIIPEALRKYMGGVEKITI